A region of Anoplopoma fimbria isolate UVic2021 breed Golden Eagle Sablefish chromosome 24, Afim_UVic_2022, whole genome shotgun sequence DNA encodes the following proteins:
- the mis18a gene encoding protein Mis18-alpha has protein sequence MSWDGSEDGQNQIRLKRVTDNVVVGEDTRLHEASKRSLCLIVDLFCRGCHSVLGMVYASTPKNLDHKRFTFCLNVADIDSYVLGSASQMLAAEGPKEQPVTLEYRGNVEQQLTEMKMLVMSMAQRLEEIDAGLQDGCDVA, from the exons ATGTCGTGGGATGGAAGTGAAGATGGACAAAACCAAATAAGATTGAAGC GGGTCACTGACAACGTGGTGGTTGGAGAAGACACTCGCCTCCATGAAGCGAGTAAAAGATCTCTCTG TCTGATCGTGGATCTGTTCTGTCGAGGCTGCCACTCTGTGCTTGGAATGGTTTACGCATCAACGCCTAAGAACCTCGACCACAAGAGGTTTACATTCTGCTTGAATGTAGCCGACATTGACAG CTATGTGCTTGGCTCTGCTAGCCAGATGTTGGCAGCAGAGGGCCCCAAAGAGCAGCCAGTCACACTGGAGTACAGAGGCAACGTTGAACAGCAGCTGACAGAG ATGAAAATGCTGGTCATGTCCATGGCACAGCGGCTGGAGGAGATCGACGCTGGCCTTCAGGACGGATGCGATGTGGCATGA
- the haus1 gene encoding HAUS augmin-like complex subunit 1 isoform X1, protein MKTTGPSSPSSSSSSAWPNNFSSTAVESMLDSNVVNSWLSAVFGDQPVPHFEVNTRTVDVLYQLARSSEARCSDTALLTEDLKQKASEYQTEGAHYRDVLLQGVGLSSASLSKPADDYLTALVDTAMVLGVRDTSLGSFMPAVNNLTNTVLEEEKSNRRLERELRALRKRLGATLVLRSNLQEDINKTVKAQSVESAKAEERMLNMDFVTAKAKELSSRRERAEAQLVSRNMDKSITHQAIVQLSEEVTALKQEIIPLKNKLEPYMDLSPSPSLAQVKIEEAKRELAAIGSQLEMNMDFK, encoded by the exons ATGAAGACCACGGGTCCGTCgtccccgtcctcctcctcctcctctgcttggCCGAACAACTTCTCTTCCACGGCGGTGGAGTCTATGCTGGACTCAAATGTG GTGAACAGCTGGCTCAGTGCtgtgtttggagatcagccggTGCCACACTTTGAGGTCAACACTAGGACGGTGGACGTCCTGTACCAGCTGGCCCGGTCCAGTGAAGCCCGCTGCAGCGACACAGCTCTACTCACAGAAGACCTCAAACAGAAAGCCTCCGAGTATCAGACTGAGG GTGCTCATTACCGTGATGTTCTCCTACAAGGTGTGGGTCTGTCCAGTGCAAGCTTGTCAAAGCCAGCTGATGACTATTTAACTGCTTTAGTGGACACGGCCATGGTGCTTGGAGTCAGAGACACATCGCTGGGCAG CTTTATGCCAGCAGTGAACAACCTCACCAACACAGTGCTGGAAGAAGAGAAGTCAAACAGGAGACTTGAGAGGGAACTCAGGGCCTTAAGAAAGAGGCTCGGTGCTACTCTGGTGCTGCGGAGCAACTTGCAAGA GGACATCAACAAAACCGTCAAGGCACAGTCAGTGGAGAGCGCTAAAGCGGAGGAGAGAATGCTCAACATGGATTTTGTTACGGCAAAGGCTAAAGAGCTCAGCAGCAGACGGGAGAGGGCGGAG GCTCAACTTGTATCCAGGAACATGGACAAGTCTATCACCCACCAGGCTATTGTGCAGCTCTCTGAG gaAGTCACCGCGCTGAAACAAGAAATAATCCCgttgaaaaataaactggagCCTTACATGGACTTAAGCCCA AGCCCGTCTCTGGCTCAGGTGAAAATAGAAGAAGCAAAAAGAGAGTTG GCTGCTATTGGTTCCCAACTTGAGATGAATATGGATTTCAAGTGA
- the haus1 gene encoding HAUS augmin-like complex subunit 1 isoform X2: protein MCEKIKKVNSWLSAVFGDQPVPHFEVNTRTVDVLYQLARSSEARCSDTALLTEDLKQKASEYQTEGAHYRDVLLQGVGLSSASLSKPADDYLTALVDTAMVLGVRDTSLGSFMPAVNNLTNTVLEEEKSNRRLERELRALRKRLGATLVLRSNLQEDINKTVKAQSVESAKAEERMLNMDFVTAKAKELSSRRERAEAQLVSRNMDKSITHQAIVQLSEEVTALKQEIIPLKNKLEPYMDLSPSPSLAQVKIEEAKRELMCFPNYRLLLVPNLR from the exons atgtgcGAGAAGATCAAGAAG GTGAACAGCTGGCTCAGTGCtgtgtttggagatcagccggTGCCACACTTTGAGGTCAACACTAGGACGGTGGACGTCCTGTACCAGCTGGCCCGGTCCAGTGAAGCCCGCTGCAGCGACACAGCTCTACTCACAGAAGACCTCAAACAGAAAGCCTCCGAGTATCAGACTGAGG GTGCTCATTACCGTGATGTTCTCCTACAAGGTGTGGGTCTGTCCAGTGCAAGCTTGTCAAAGCCAGCTGATGACTATTTAACTGCTTTAGTGGACACGGCCATGGTGCTTGGAGTCAGAGACACATCGCTGGGCAG CTTTATGCCAGCAGTGAACAACCTCACCAACACAGTGCTGGAAGAAGAGAAGTCAAACAGGAGACTTGAGAGGGAACTCAGGGCCTTAAGAAAGAGGCTCGGTGCTACTCTGGTGCTGCGGAGCAACTTGCAAGA GGACATCAACAAAACCGTCAAGGCACAGTCAGTGGAGAGCGCTAAAGCGGAGGAGAGAATGCTCAACATGGATTTTGTTACGGCAAAGGCTAAAGAGCTCAGCAGCAGACGGGAGAGGGCGGAG GCTCAACTTGTATCCAGGAACATGGACAAGTCTATCACCCACCAGGCTATTGTGCAGCTCTCTGAG gaAGTCACCGCGCTGAAACAAGAAATAATCCCgttgaaaaataaactggagCCTTACATGGACTTAAGCCCA AGCCCGTCTCTGGCTCAGGTGAAAATAGAAGAAGCAAAAAGAGAGTTG aTGTGTTTCCCCAATTACAGGCTGCTATTGGTTCCCAACTTGAGATGA
- the haus1 gene encoding HAUS augmin-like complex subunit 1 isoform X3: MCEKIKKVNSWLSAVFGDQPVPHFEVNTRTVDVLYQLARSSEARCSDTALLTEDLKQKASEYQTEGAHYRDVLLQGVGLSSASLSKPADDYLTALVDTAMVLGVRDTSLGSFMPAVNNLTNTVLEEEKSNRRLERELRALRKRLGATLVLRSNLQEDINKTVKAQSVESAKAEERMLNMDFVTAKAKELSSRRERAEAQLVSRNMDKSITHQAIVQLSEEVTALKQEIIPLKNKLEPYMDLSPSPSLAQVKIEEAKRELAAIGSQLEMNMDFK, encoded by the exons atgtgcGAGAAGATCAAGAAG GTGAACAGCTGGCTCAGTGCtgtgtttggagatcagccggTGCCACACTTTGAGGTCAACACTAGGACGGTGGACGTCCTGTACCAGCTGGCCCGGTCCAGTGAAGCCCGCTGCAGCGACACAGCTCTACTCACAGAAGACCTCAAACAGAAAGCCTCCGAGTATCAGACTGAGG GTGCTCATTACCGTGATGTTCTCCTACAAGGTGTGGGTCTGTCCAGTGCAAGCTTGTCAAAGCCAGCTGATGACTATTTAACTGCTTTAGTGGACACGGCCATGGTGCTTGGAGTCAGAGACACATCGCTGGGCAG CTTTATGCCAGCAGTGAACAACCTCACCAACACAGTGCTGGAAGAAGAGAAGTCAAACAGGAGACTTGAGAGGGAACTCAGGGCCTTAAGAAAGAGGCTCGGTGCTACTCTGGTGCTGCGGAGCAACTTGCAAGA GGACATCAACAAAACCGTCAAGGCACAGTCAGTGGAGAGCGCTAAAGCGGAGGAGAGAATGCTCAACATGGATTTTGTTACGGCAAAGGCTAAAGAGCTCAGCAGCAGACGGGAGAGGGCGGAG GCTCAACTTGTATCCAGGAACATGGACAAGTCTATCACCCACCAGGCTATTGTGCAGCTCTCTGAG gaAGTCACCGCGCTGAAACAAGAAATAATCCCgttgaaaaataaactggagCCTTACATGGACTTAAGCCCA AGCCCGTCTCTGGCTCAGGTGAAAATAGAAGAAGCAAAAAGAGAGTTG GCTGCTATTGGTTCCCAACTTGAGATGAATATGGATTTCAAGTGA
- the eva1c gene encoding protein eva-1 homolog C isoform X1: protein MRVMNRTRPCHGLDFSHSLFYLTLLLWTRSMTGLADFSNYLSRIITSHSAQACDGQPLRLHCPRHSTISIQSAFYGNRVPQLCRSDPDPPLRAQNHSCSAFTALQKLLSECQSHRDCQLPVNHLLFGMDPCPGTTKYLHVDYKCKPTEHKRHVVCEGETMILRCKPPKVLNIYAAVYGRSLDQPDTCPSHLTRPPPFECLNHEAVHLVSKSCYSKQKCAVAVSNQTFRDPCFPGTRKYLSVVYSCVPQTLLREVDPYIFNSTSSPTVDTEKAPPADLEESFPKGSRRPDNSGTMMSNSLLTYAYIKEHSEMAALLFTSSVCVGLLLTLLAVSVRVTCRGRQLGDHRVTPTVNCQEEEEDDEDDDDDDEEEGTETSLISAAERKAIDGWEEVTYVSEAAERAERIERREMIIQEIWMNSYLNGNSC from the exons ATGAGAGTCATGAACCGGACGCGTCCCTGCCACGGACTAGACTTTAGCCACAGCCTCTTCTACCTGACTTTACTCCTGTGGACCAGAAGCATGACTGGACTGGCTGACTTCTCAA ACTACCTGTCCAGGATCATCACCAGTCACTCTGCTCAGGCGTGTGACGGACAGCCTCTGCGACTCCACTGTCCACGTCACTCCACCATCTCCATCCAGTCCGCCTTCTACGGGAACAGAGTGCCGCAGCTCTGCAGATCAGACCCGGACCCTCCGCTCAGAGCCCAAAACCACAGCTGTTCAGCTTTTACTGCTCTACAG AAGCTGCTGTCGGAGTGTCAGAGCCACAGAGATTGCCAACTTCCTGTCAACCACCTGCTGTTTGGGATGGACCCCTGTCCTGGCACTACCAAATACCTCCATGTGGACTACAAGTGTAAACCAA CTGAACATAAAAGACATGTGGTGTGTGAGGGGGAGACGATGATTCTGCGCTGTAAGCCCCCCAAGGTTCTGAACATCTATGCAGCTGTCTACGGGAGAAGTCTGGACCAGCCTGACACCTGCCCCTCACACCTGACAAGACCACCCCCGTTTG AGTGTCTGAATCACGAGGCTGTACACTTGGTGTCCAAGTCCTGCTACAGCAAACAGAAGTGTGCTGTTGCTGTCAGCAACCAGACCTTTAGAGACCCCTGCTTTCCAGGAACCAGGAAGTACCTCAGTGTGGTCTATTCTTGTG TACCGCAGACTTTACTAAGGGAGGTAGACCCTTATATATTCAACTCCACTTCATCTCCTACTGTGGACACAGAAAAAG ctcctcctgcagatCTGGAGGAGTCTTTCCCCAAAGGTTCAAGAAGGCCAGACAACTCAGGAACCATGATGAGCAACTCTCTCCTGACCTATGCCTACATTAAAG AGCATTCAGAAATGGCAGCACTGCTGTTCACCTCCAGCGTGTGTGTCGGTCTATTGCTCACGCTGCTGGCTGTATCAGTCCGAGTGACCTGCAGGGGGCGCCAGCTCGGTGATCACAGAGTCACACCCACTGTCAActgccaggaggaggaggaggatgatgaagatgatgatgatgatgatgaggaagaggggACAGAGACCTCTTTGATCTCGGCGGCTGAGAGGAAGGCGATAGACGGCTGGGAGGAAGTGACTTATGTGAGCGAGGCGGCAGAGCGGGCGGAGAGGATTGAGCGCAGGGAGATGATCATACAGGAGATTTGGATGAACTCCTATCTGAATGGCAACTCATGTTAA
- the eva1c gene encoding protein eva-1 homolog C isoform X2 codes for MRVMNRTRPCHGLDFSHSLFYLTLLLWTRSMTGLADFSNYLSRIITSHSAQACDGQPLRLHCPRHSTISIQSAFYGNRVPQLCRSDPDPPLRAQNHSCSAFTALQKLLSECQSHRDCQLPVNHLLFGMDPCPGTTKYLHVDYKCKPTEHKRHVVCEGETMILRCKPPKVLNIYAAVYGRSLDQPDTCPSHLTRPPPFECLNHEAVHLVSKSCYSKQKCAVAVSNQTFRDPCFPGTRKYLSVVYSCVPQTLLREVDPYIFNSTSSPTVDTEKDLEESFPKGSRRPDNSGTMMSNSLLTYAYIKEHSEMAALLFTSSVCVGLLLTLLAVSVRVTCRGRQLGDHRVTPTVNCQEEEEDDEDDDDDDEEEGTETSLISAAERKAIDGWEEVTYVSEAAERAERIERREMIIQEIWMNSYLNGNSC; via the exons ATGAGAGTCATGAACCGGACGCGTCCCTGCCACGGACTAGACTTTAGCCACAGCCTCTTCTACCTGACTTTACTCCTGTGGACCAGAAGCATGACTGGACTGGCTGACTTCTCAA ACTACCTGTCCAGGATCATCACCAGTCACTCTGCTCAGGCGTGTGACGGACAGCCTCTGCGACTCCACTGTCCACGTCACTCCACCATCTCCATCCAGTCCGCCTTCTACGGGAACAGAGTGCCGCAGCTCTGCAGATCAGACCCGGACCCTCCGCTCAGAGCCCAAAACCACAGCTGTTCAGCTTTTACTGCTCTACAG AAGCTGCTGTCGGAGTGTCAGAGCCACAGAGATTGCCAACTTCCTGTCAACCACCTGCTGTTTGGGATGGACCCCTGTCCTGGCACTACCAAATACCTCCATGTGGACTACAAGTGTAAACCAA CTGAACATAAAAGACATGTGGTGTGTGAGGGGGAGACGATGATTCTGCGCTGTAAGCCCCCCAAGGTTCTGAACATCTATGCAGCTGTCTACGGGAGAAGTCTGGACCAGCCTGACACCTGCCCCTCACACCTGACAAGACCACCCCCGTTTG AGTGTCTGAATCACGAGGCTGTACACTTGGTGTCCAAGTCCTGCTACAGCAAACAGAAGTGTGCTGTTGCTGTCAGCAACCAGACCTTTAGAGACCCCTGCTTTCCAGGAACCAGGAAGTACCTCAGTGTGGTCTATTCTTGTG TACCGCAGACTTTACTAAGGGAGGTAGACCCTTATATATTCAACTCCACTTCATCTCCTACTGTGGACACAGAAAAAG atCTGGAGGAGTCTTTCCCCAAAGGTTCAAGAAGGCCAGACAACTCAGGAACCATGATGAGCAACTCTCTCCTGACCTATGCCTACATTAAAG AGCATTCAGAAATGGCAGCACTGCTGTTCACCTCCAGCGTGTGTGTCGGTCTATTGCTCACGCTGCTGGCTGTATCAGTCCGAGTGACCTGCAGGGGGCGCCAGCTCGGTGATCACAGAGTCACACCCACTGTCAActgccaggaggaggaggaggatgatgaagatgatgatgatgatgatgaggaagaggggACAGAGACCTCTTTGATCTCGGCGGCTGAGAGGAAGGCGATAGACGGCTGGGAGGAAGTGACTTATGTGAGCGAGGCGGCAGAGCGGGCGGAGAGGATTGAGCGCAGGGAGATGATCATACAGGAGATTTGGATGAACTCCTATCTGAATGGCAACTCATGTTAA
- the cfap298 gene encoding cilia- and flagella-associated protein 298 codes for MVQLHVKRGDESQFLFNTTVDSPLETVIQQVTAIHNGRLKVERICAEIPELADHGITLPPNMQGLTEEQIVELKLKDEWEDKCVPSGGPVFKQDEVGRRNGHAPNDKMKEVLMRTVEEAKALISKKQVQANVCVTMEMVKEALDPLRGAVMIVYPMGLPPHDPIRMEFEDQEDLSGTQASLQVITEDECQLWWAAKEMQRGKKLQDYIGKNEKTKLVVKIQKKGQGAPAREPLITDEQQKQMMMHQYRRQEELKKLEEADDDSYLDSEWTDRQALRKQFQGLSNIKWGPR; via the exons ATGGTGCAGCTGCATGTGAAGCGTGGAGATGAGAGCCAGTTTCTCTTCAACACCACCGTGGACTCGCCTCTGGAGACGGTGATCCAGCAGGTTACAGCCATTCACAACGGGAGACTGAAGGTGGAGAGGATCTGTGCAG AGATCCCCGAGCTGGCAGACCATGGCATCACACTGCCACCCAACATGCAGGGGCTGACGGAGGAGCAGATTGTGGAGCTGAAACTTAAGGATGAATGGGAGGACAAGTGTGTGCCCAGCGGAGGGCCGGTATTTAAGCAGGATGAGGTCGGGAGGAGGAACGGACACG CTCCAAATGATAAAATGAAAGAGGTGTTGATGAGAACCGTTGAGGAGGCAAAGGCCCTGATCTCCAAA AAACAAGTTCAAGCAAATGTTTGTGTCACCATGGAGATGGTAAAGGAAGCCCTGGATCCGCTGAGGGGTGCAGTCATGATCGTGTACCCCATGGGGCTGCCTCCTCATGACCCTATCAGGATGGAGTTTGAGGACCAGGAAGACCTTTCAGGAACACAG GCGTCTCTGCAGGTGATCACAGAGGACGAGTGCCAGCTGTGGTGGGCTGCCAAAGAGatgcagagggggaaaaaactgcaGGACTACATtggcaaaaatgaaaagacGAAGCTTGTGGTCAAAATCCAAAAG AAAGGGCAGGGGGCGCCAGCGAGAGAGCCTCTGATCACCGatgagcagcagaaacagatgATGATGCATCAATACAGGAGGCAGGAGGAGCTCAAG aaactGGAGGAGGCAGACGATGACAGCTACCTGGACTCagagtggacagacagacaggcccTCAGAAAACAGTTTCAAGGCCTCTCCAACATCAAATGGGGACCGAGATAA